A region of Asticcacaulis excentricus DNA encodes the following proteins:
- the kdpC gene encoding potassium-transporting ATPase subunit KdpC, which produces MIKHIQPTVVSLAVFTVLFGGLYPLATTAIVQTAFPDKAQGSLIRDGQTVIGSRLIGQNFTQPQYLWGRLSATGPAPYNAAASSGSNYGVNNPALIEAAKARRDALNLTGPVPVDLLTASGSGLDPHISPAAAAVQVPRIAAARHIPPQRVRDAIAAATQTPDFGVLGEARVNVLEVNLRLDGRLK; this is translated from the coding sequence CTGATCAAACACATCCAACCCACCGTCGTCTCTCTGGCCGTCTTCACCGTCCTGTTTGGCGGGCTCTATCCGCTGGCGACCACAGCCATCGTCCAGACCGCGTTTCCCGACAAGGCGCAGGGCTCGCTGATCCGCGACGGTCAGACCGTTATCGGTTCGCGCCTGATCGGGCAGAACTTCACCCAGCCGCAATATCTGTGGGGTCGCCTCTCTGCCACGGGGCCAGCCCCCTACAACGCGGCCGCCTCGTCAGGCTCCAATTACGGCGTGAATAATCCCGCCCTGATCGAAGCGGCCAAGGCCCGCCGCGACGCGCTGAACCTGACGGGTCCCGTGCCCGTCGATCTGCTCACGGCGTCGGGCTCCGGCCTTGATCCGCACATCAGCCCGGCGGCGGCGGCGGTACAGGTGCCGCGCATCGCCGCCGCTCGCCACATCCCGCCACAGCGCGTGCGTGACGCCATCGCCGCAGCGACACAAACGCCCGATTTCGGAGTCCTCGGCGAAGCCCGCGTCAATGTGCTAGAGGTCAATCTGCGACTCGACGGAAGGCTGAAGTGA
- the kdpB gene encoding potassium-transporting ATPase subunit KdpB, with amino-acid sequence MSATLQTHKTDFRLAVLQALQRLDPRYQARNPVMFLVWVGSIITTLILAIMLVVPGTVIGGGQPVWFVGLIAFWLWFTVLFANFAESLAEGRGKAQADSLKMARRDVEARKLDKSGKLTTVAASTLRKGDTIRVEAGDIVPADGQVIEGIASVDESAITGESAPVIRESGGDRDAVTGGTRVLSDWVIVRVTADPGESFLDKMIGLVESAKRQKTPNEIALSILLAALTLIFLMACATLLPFSLFSVAKAGSGTVISITVLIALLVCLIPTTIGGLLSAIGISGMQRLIQANVIATSGRAVEAAGDVNVLLLDKTGTITFGNRQAVAFFPAPNVSLQQLAEAAELSSLADETPEGRSIVALARGQYGLPERSAADLKAEFIPFSAEQRVSGIVINERHILKGAGDAIAGLINLKGGLVPAEVTTTVEDIAKKGGTPLMVAEGPKVLGVVYLKDIVKPDIKVRLAELRKMGIKSVMITGDNPLTAAAIASEAGVDDFVAEATPETKLRYIRKMQEGGEMVAMVGDGTNDAPALAQSDVAVAMNSGTQAAKEAGNMVDLDSDPTKLIEIVEIGKQLLMTRGALTTFSISNDLAKYFAIIPAAFATTYPALGVLNVMGLSSPQSAILSAVIFNALIIIALIPLALKGVKYRAESASYMLTRHALIYGLGGIVAPFIGIKLIDMGLTVVGLV; translated from the coding sequence ATGTCCGCAACTCTGCAAACCCACAAAACCGACTTCAGGCTGGCCGTTCTTCAGGCCCTCCAGCGGCTCGATCCGCGCTATCAGGCGCGCAATCCGGTGATGTTCCTTGTCTGGGTCGGGTCGATCATCACCACCCTCATCCTGGCCATCATGCTGGTCGTTCCCGGCACGGTCATCGGTGGCGGGCAGCCCGTGTGGTTCGTCGGCCTGATCGCCTTCTGGCTATGGTTCACCGTCCTGTTCGCCAACTTCGCCGAGTCCCTCGCCGAAGGGCGCGGCAAGGCGCAGGCCGATAGCCTCAAGATGGCGCGCCGCGATGTCGAAGCCCGCAAGCTCGACAAGTCGGGCAAGCTGACCACGGTCGCCGCCAGCACCCTGCGCAAGGGGGATACGATCCGCGTCGAGGCCGGGGATATCGTCCCCGCCGACGGGCAGGTCATCGAAGGCATTGCCAGCGTCGATGAAAGCGCCATCACCGGCGAGTCCGCCCCGGTCATCCGTGAATCCGGCGGCGACCGCGACGCGGTGACCGGAGGCACGCGCGTCCTCAGTGACTGGGTCATCGTGCGTGTCACCGCTGATCCGGGCGAGAGCTTCCTCGACAAGATGATCGGGTTGGTGGAATCCGCCAAACGGCAGAAGACCCCCAACGAAATCGCCCTGTCTATCCTGCTGGCGGCCCTGACTCTGATCTTCCTGATGGCCTGCGCCACGCTGTTGCCCTTCTCGCTGTTCAGCGTCGCCAAGGCCGGATCGGGCACCGTCATCTCCATCACCGTCCTCATCGCCCTGCTCGTCTGCCTGATACCGACGACCATCGGCGGGCTTTTGTCGGCCATCGGCATTTCGGGTATGCAGCGCCTGATCCAGGCCAATGTCATCGCCACCTCTGGCCGGGCGGTCGAAGCCGCGGGCGACGTCAATGTGCTACTGCTGGACAAGACCGGCACCATCACCTTCGGCAACCGTCAGGCGGTCGCGTTCTTCCCCGCCCCGAATGTCAGCCTACAGCAGCTCGCCGAAGCCGCCGAACTGTCGTCCTTGGCCGACGAAACGCCCGAAGGCCGCTCGATCGTCGCCCTAGCGCGCGGGCAGTACGGCTTGCCGGAACGCTCGGCCGCCGACCTCAAGGCCGAGTTCATCCCGTTTTCGGCCGAACAGCGCGTGTCGGGCATTGTCATCAACGAGCGCCACATTCTGAAAGGCGCCGGCGATGCCATTGCGGGCCTGATCAACCTCAAGGGCGGACTGGTCCCCGCTGAGGTCACCACCACCGTCGAGGACATCGCCAAAAAGGGCGGCACGCCTTTGATGGTGGCCGAAGGGCCCAAGGTTCTGGGCGTGGTCTATCTTAAGGACATCGTCAAACCGGACATCAAGGTGCGTCTGGCTGAACTGCGCAAGATGGGCATCAAAAGCGTGATGATCACCGGCGACAACCCGCTGACGGCAGCGGCCATTGCGTCGGAGGCCGGTGTCGATGACTTTGTGGCCGAGGCCACGCCGGAGACAAAGCTCAGATATATCCGCAAGATGCAGGAAGGTGGCGAGATGGTAGCCATGGTCGGCGACGGTACCAATGACGCTCCGGCTCTGGCGCAATCGGACGTGGCCGTGGCCATGAATTCCGGCACGCAGGCCGCCAAAGAGGCCGGGAACATGGTCGATCTCGACTCCGATCCGACCAAGCTGATCGAGATTGTGGAGATCGGCAAGCAACTGCTGATGACGCGTGGGGCGCTGACGACGTTCAGCATCTCAAACGATCTGGCCAAGTATTTTGCCATCATCCCGGCGGCCTTTGCCACGACCTACCCGGCGCTGGGGGTGCTCAATGTCATGGGCCTGTCGTCCCCGCAAAGCGCCATCCTGTCGGCGGTCATCTTCAATGCGCTGATCATCATTGCCCTGATCCCGCTGGCGCTGAAGGGGGTGAAGTACCGGGCCGAGTCCGCGTCTTACATGCTGACCCGCCACGCGCTGATTTACGGGCTGGGCGGCATTGTGGCGCCCTTCATCGGCATCAAGCTGATCGATATGGGCCTGACCGTGGTCGGTCTGGTTTAG
- the kdpA gene encoding potassium-transporting ATPase subunit KdpA gives MFLGITSAGWLQLVLYMAALTALAVPLGGYVARVLSGQRNLLSPVIKPVEGLIYTLGDVRPDQDMTWTDYATAVILFSFGGFILLFALLLTQGFLPLNPQHLPNLTPDLAFNTAVSFVTNTNWQSYAGEATLSYFSQMVGLTVQNFVSAAVGIAVLAALIRGLTGQTTDKLGNFWVDLVRIHLYILLPLALIVAIALSSQGVIQTFAAYATAHTLEGSTQTLALGPVASQEAIKMLGTNGGGVFNTNSAHPFENPTPLSNLIEMLAILLIPAALCFTFGKMIGDRRQGIAIFAAMTLVFVPLTAACIGLEQAGNPHLITVGADSATNMEGKETRFGIANSAIWATATTAASNGSVNAMHDSFTPLGGLIPMTLMQFGEVIYGGVGSGLYGMLVFVILTVFIAGLMVGRTPEYLGKKIGAFEIKMASMAVLLPCALVLICTAVAVLTPWGQAGIYNPGAQGFSEVLYAFTSAANNNGSAFAGLSANTPFYNSLLGLCMLFGRFFVLLPVLAIAGSLAAKRTVPASAGTLLTHTPLFVVFLIGVIVLVGVLTYAPALALGPVIEHLNLIKG, from the coding sequence ATGTTCCTCGGTATCACCTCCGCAGGCTGGCTTCAGCTTGTGTTGTATATGGCGGCGCTGACGGCGCTGGCCGTGCCGCTCGGCGGCTATGTGGCGCGCGTCCTGTCGGGTCAGCGCAACCTGCTCAGCCCGGTCATTAAACCGGTTGAAGGCCTCATCTACACTCTGGGCGATGTCCGCCCTGATCAGGACATGACGTGGACGGATTACGCCACGGCGGTCATCCTGTTTTCGTTCGGCGGGTTTATTCTGCTGTTCGCGCTGTTGCTGACGCAGGGCTTTCTGCCGCTTAATCCGCAGCACCTGCCCAATCTCACGCCGGATCTGGCCTTCAATACGGCGGTCAGCTTTGTGACCAATACCAACTGGCAGTCCTATGCCGGCGAGGCGACCCTGAGCTATTTCAGCCAGATGGTCGGCCTGACCGTGCAGAACTTTGTGTCGGCGGCCGTCGGCATCGCCGTCCTGGCGGCGCTTATCCGGGGTCTGACAGGTCAGACGACGGATAAGCTCGGTAACTTCTGGGTCGATCTGGTCCGCATCCATCTCTACATTCTTCTGCCTCTGGCGCTGATCGTGGCCATCGCGCTCAGCAGTCAGGGCGTCATCCAGACCTTTGCAGCCTATGCCACCGCTCACACGCTCGAAGGGAGCACTCAGACCCTCGCTCTGGGTCCTGTGGCCTCGCAGGAAGCCATCAAGATGCTGGGCACCAATGGGGGCGGTGTCTTCAACACCAACTCGGCACACCCGTTTGAGAACCCGACGCCCCTGTCGAACCTGATCGAGATGCTGGCGATCCTGCTCATCCCGGCGGCCCTGTGCTTCACCTTCGGCAAGATGATCGGTGACCGCAGACAGGGCATCGCGATTTTCGCGGCCATGACGCTGGTCTTTGTGCCCCTGACCGCCGCGTGCATCGGGCTGGAGCAGGCCGGCAATCCGCATCTGATCACAGTAGGCGCCGATAGCGCCACCAATATGGAGGGAAAAGAAACACGCTTCGGCATCGCCAATTCGGCCATCTGGGCGACGGCGACCACCGCGGCCTCAAACGGCTCGGTCAACGCCATGCACGACAGCTTCACCCCACTGGGCGGACTAATCCCGATGACCCTGATGCAGTTCGGTGAAGTCATCTATGGCGGCGTTGGCTCCGGGCTTTACGGGATGCTGGTCTTTGTCATCCTGACGGTCTTCATCGCAGGCCTGATGGTCGGGCGCACGCCGGAATATCTCGGCAAGAAGATCGGCGCGTTTGAGATCAAGATGGCGTCCATGGCGGTGCTCCTGCCCTGCGCCCTCGTGCTGATCTGCACGGCGGTGGCGGTGCTGACACCGTGGGGTCAGGCCGGTATCTATAATCCGGGCGCGCAGGGCTTTTCGGAGGTGCTTTACGCCTTCACCTCAGCCGCCAATAATAACGGTTCCGCCTTTGCCGGTCTGAGCGCCAACACCCCTTTCTACAATTCCCTGCTTGGCCTGTGCATGTTGTTTGGCCGCTTCTTCGTGCTGCTGCCGGTGCTGGCCATTGCGGGCTCACTCGCCGCCAAGCGCACCGTTCCGGCCTCTGCCGGAACCCTTCTGACCCACACGCCGCTGTTCGTCGTCTTCCTGATCGGCGTCATCGTCCTCGTCGGCGTTCTGACCTATGCCCCGGCGCTGGCGCTCGGCCCGGTCATCGAACACCTGAACCTGATCAAGGGCTAA
- the kdpF gene encoding K(+)-transporting ATPase subunit F — MTALYIASAIIVVALAGYLIVALIKPELFP; from the coding sequence ATGACCGCGCTCTACATCGCTTCCGCCATTATCGTCGTGGCGCTGGCGGGCTATCTGATCGTCGCCCTGATCAAGCCCGAACTTTTCCCCTAG
- a CDS encoding class II aldolase/adducin family protein, whose amino-acid sequence MSQLSETVLAFVEQVKKDAAIAFRGLRDTHTISAAGTVNFVERVPGEPLIVSIGYPGPFAPDAELKPAVYDFDGNLLLGEARHAGGGGRYLPIFRKHDDITTVSHVHSVYLGAWSQAHRPLTIRYVPVQRWTRVRELPVYIDRRQGEANFILERLEEDAGHFAILEANGGSTVWGRKGILALANTIVNLEEGARLQAIAETLGGSKSYGPGVLEQQWKMSGLWTEADSAALAAE is encoded by the coding sequence ATGTCTCAACTGTCTGAAACCGTTCTGGCCTTTGTCGAACAGGTCAAAAAAGATGCGGCCATTGCCTTCCGCGGCCTGCGCGACACGCACACAATCTCAGCTGCGGGCACGGTCAATTTCGTGGAGCGTGTGCCGGGCGAACCGCTGATCGTATCCATCGGCTACCCCGGGCCGTTCGCCCCCGACGCTGAACTGAAACCTGCCGTCTATGACTTCGACGGTAATCTCCTGCTCGGCGAAGCCCGCCATGCCGGTGGCGGCGGGCGCTACCTGCCCATCTTCCGCAAACACGACGACATCACGACCGTCAGCCACGTGCACTCGGTCTATCTGGGGGCCTGGTCACAGGCGCATCGCCCGCTCACGATCCGCTACGTGCCGGTGCAACGCTGGACACGGGTCCGCGAACTGCCCGTCTATATCGACCGCCGTCAGGGTGAAGCGAACTTCATTCTGGAGCGCCTCGAAGAAGACGCGGGTCATTTTGCCATTCTTGAAGCCAATGGCGGTTCGACCGTCTGGGGCCGCAAAGGCATTCTGGCTCTCGCCAATACGATTGTGAACCTCGAAGAAGGCGCGAGGCTTCAGGCCATTGCCGAGACGCTGGGCGGCTCAAAATCCTACGGTCCGGGCGTTCTGGAACAACAATGGAAGATGAGCGGCCTATGGACCGAGGCCGACTCGGCTGCCCTGGCCGCTGAGTAA
- a CDS encoding LLM class flavin-dependent oxidoreductase, translating into MSKIDFFWRLPTHGCSSSIRNPNLTRGDWVPLQPGNQAPGLYDGQADGTTYVDHVAQIARAAEISGFHGGLIPSFPMTDDPWVIASHLARETKTFRFMIAFQPGFINPVETARLTASLQLATQGRALFNIITGGGGPAQLWWGDSFAHDDRYGRTTEFLDILKGVWKDAPFSYDGRFYSVENGQLPAPLAATDLPEIYFSGSSNAALASASKHADFYLSWLEPFDQIKAKFAAVKEKTDALGRKIKCSIRVDLIARPTEEEAWADAKAGFEATAHKRSDAFRQASDSVGAARQAAFRASDARYYDDLIIGPNLWTGFSLLRGGPALGIVGSYEQCAERLDELIQLGADSFILAATPHLEEAYRVGEEVLPLVRGRQAAFSIAAE; encoded by the coding sequence ATGTCCAAGATCGACTTCTTCTGGCGGCTGCCTACGCACGGCTGCTCGTCATCTATTCGCAATCCGAACCTGACGCGCGGCGACTGGGTGCCGCTTCAACCCGGCAATCAGGCTCCGGGCCTGTACGACGGTCAGGCCGATGGCACGACCTATGTCGACCACGTTGCTCAGATTGCACGTGCTGCCGAAATTTCCGGTTTCCATGGCGGACTGATCCCGTCCTTCCCCATGACCGATGATCCGTGGGTCATAGCGTCACATCTGGCGCGCGAAACCAAAACCTTCCGTTTTATGATTGCTTTTCAGCCGGGCTTCATCAACCCCGTCGAAACGGCGCGTTTGACGGCCTCTCTGCAACTGGCCACGCAAGGCCGCGCGCTGTTCAACATCATCACCGGCGGCGGAGGCCCGGCTCAACTGTGGTGGGGCGACAGCTTCGCCCACGATGACCGCTATGGCCGCACAACCGAATTTCTCGACATCCTGAAAGGGGTGTGGAAAGACGCGCCGTTCAGCTATGATGGTCGCTTCTACAGCGTCGAGAACGGTCAGCTTCCCGCGCCGCTGGCCGCCACAGACCTGCCGGAAATCTACTTCTCCGGTTCATCGAATGCGGCTCTGGCCTCGGCGTCGAAACATGCCGACTTCTACCTGTCGTGGCTCGAACCCTTCGATCAGATCAAGGCCAAGTTTGCCGCCGTCAAGGAAAAGACCGACGCCCTCGGTCGCAAGATCAAGTGCTCCATCCGTGTGGACCTGATCGCGCGCCCCACCGAAGAAGAGGCCTGGGCCGACGCAAAGGCCGGGTTTGAAGCCACCGCGCACAAACGCAGCGACGCTTTCCGGCAGGCTTCCGACTCCGTCGGTGCCGCGCGGCAGGCCGCCTTCCGCGCCTCGGACGCCCGCTATTACGACGACCTGATCATCGGCCCAAATCTATGGACCGGCTTTTCGCTGCTGCGCGGCGGGCCTGCCCTTGGAATTGTCGGCTCCTATGAGCAATGCGCCGAACGTTTGGATGAACTGATCCAACTGGGCGCCGACAGCTTCATCCTCGCCGCGACGCCGCACCTCGAAGAAGCCTACCGCGTAGGTGAGGAGGTCCTCCCCCTCGTCCGGGGCCGTCAGGCCGCCTTTTCCATCGCCGCTGAATAA
- a CDS encoding LLM class flavin-dependent oxidoreductase, with amino-acid sequence MTQFYWRLPTAGDDRSAAFDGFSRDNKPVANATISDPRGSVYSLFDYLAQVARAAELTGFDGLIAPDDRNGVAPWIVVGAIAREVRRPHLIAEFSPGQGSAVYAAKEAVTFQRYSRNRLGWALRSAPEATERRALGDFANDTDLSRRLEEFLIVSKGVASQSDFTFKGDFFEVLKGGFAGPLSGLDLPEITLSGTDDAALALSAAFADVHALPLGTPDLAPRIGRLKALAADHGRHVRVGLKARVFVHDDGERAALEARRAGFEGDAATLIGSYRTVAEDIALLSDLGVDRFELFAPRSLETVYRVGEHVLPLLRQAHPKAA; translated from the coding sequence ATGACCCAATTCTACTGGCGCCTACCGACGGCAGGTGATGACCGATCCGCCGCCTTCGACGGCTTCAGCCGCGATAACAAACCCGTGGCCAATGCCACAATCAGTGACCCGCGCGGCAGCGTTTATAGCCTGTTCGACTATCTGGCTCAGGTGGCGCGGGCCGCCGAACTGACGGGCTTTGACGGCCTGATTGCCCCCGATGACCGCAACGGTGTCGCGCCGTGGATCGTCGTCGGTGCCATCGCCCGCGAAGTCCGTCGCCCGCATCTGATTGCGGAGTTCAGCCCCGGTCAGGGATCAGCTGTTTATGCGGCCAAAGAGGCCGTCACCTTCCAGCGCTATAGCCGCAACCGCCTCGGCTGGGCGCTGAGGTCTGCCCCGGAGGCGACCGAACGCCGGGCACTGGGTGATTTTGCGAACGACACTGACCTCTCGCGTCGTCTGGAGGAATTTCTGATCGTCTCCAAAGGCGTCGCCAGCCAGAGCGATTTCACCTTCAAGGGCGATTTCTTTGAGGTGCTCAAAGGTGGCTTCGCCGGCCCCTTGAGCGGCCTCGATCTGCCGGAGATCACACTTTCGGGGACGGATGACGCCGCGCTGGCACTGTCGGCAGCCTTTGCGGATGTTCACGCCTTGCCACTCGGCACGCCCGATCTCGCGCCGCGCATCGGCAGGCTGAAGGCACTGGCCGCTGACCATGGTCGCCATGTGCGCGTGGGGCTGAAAGCGCGCGTCTTCGTTCATGACGATGGGGAGCGGGCCGCTCTTGAGGCCCGCCGCGCGGGGTTTGAGGGCGATGCGGCCACCCTGATCGGCAGCTATCGCACGGTTGCCGAAGACATCGCCCTGCTGAGCGATCTGGGCGTTGATCGCTTCGAACTCTTCGCGCCGCGCAGTCTGGAAACCGTCTATCGCGTCGGCGAACACGTCCTGCCTTTGCTGCGGCAGGCGCACCCCAAGGCCGCTTAA
- a CDS encoding ABC transporter substrate-binding protein produces MTLLPPLVPADTVWITRCPVPTATAIALHHGWFDQAFTARGFRTQTLQDTTDPKLRSQHFYHDLRTLFREGGNVPAFWARAKGHDNTVVVGLTWVDETQLLLARPGSGLTPDALKGKVLGLSNAPGAVDIWRAMALRGYETALKLHGLTLDDVTLKDLHAPEVNWNGQRRGGTWSSASEDALLSGEVDLIYAKGAPAVALQAKHGLEVVLDLNTLSDPVLRINNGTPRPITVHRHFLNDHPELIALYLRIIDQASDWARANPQRVADIIASETGTTPDAVRAGYGEKLARSFDVSLSPERVAAFQDQADFLFRHRLIEAPVDVGQWIDGSALKAAREAPDLALPLQPLETV; encoded by the coding sequence ATGACGCTTCTGCCCCCGCTGGTGCCCGCCGACACGGTATGGATCACCCGTTGCCCCGTTCCGACGGCCACAGCCATTGCCCTGCATCATGGCTGGTTCGATCAGGCCTTTACTGCGCGCGGTTTCCGCACTCAGACGCTTCAGGATACCACCGACCCCAAGCTGCGCTCGCAGCACTTCTACCATGATCTGCGCACCCTCTTCCGCGAAGGCGGCAACGTCCCGGCCTTCTGGGCTCGTGCCAAAGGGCACGACAATACGGTGGTGGTCGGTTTGACCTGGGTCGATGAAACCCAGCTTCTGCTGGCGCGTCCGGGCAGTGGCCTCACCCCTGATGCCCTGAAAGGCAAGGTGCTCGGTCTGTCGAATGCCCCCGGTGCCGTCGATATCTGGCGGGCTATGGCGCTGCGCGGATACGAAACAGCGCTGAAACTTCACGGTCTGACGCTTGATGACGTCACGCTGAAGGACCTGCACGCTCCGGAAGTCAACTGGAATGGTCAGCGACGGGGCGGCACCTGGTCTTCGGCCAGTGAAGACGCCCTGCTTTCGGGCGAAGTCGATCTGATCTATGCCAAGGGCGCGCCCGCCGTCGCCTTGCAGGCCAAGCACGGGCTTGAGGTGGTACTGGATCTCAACACGCTGTCTGATCCGGTGCTGCGCATCAATAACGGCACGCCCCGCCCCATCACAGTGCACCGGCATTTTCTCAACGATCACCCCGAACTGATCGCTCTTTACCTGCGCATCATAGATCAGGCCTCCGACTGGGCGCGCGCCAACCCACAGCGAGTGGCCGACATCATCGCCTCTGAAACCGGCACGACGCCCGACGCCGTGCGCGCCGGATATGGCGAAAAACTGGCCAGGAGTTTCGACGTCTCTCTGTCGCCTGAGCGCGTCGCCGCTTTTCAGGATCAGGCCGACTTCCTCTTCCGCCATCGGCTGATCGAAGCCCCTGTTGATGTCGGTCAATGGATCGACGGATCGGCGCTCAAGGCCGCCCGCGAGGCTCCAGACCTCGCCCTTCCCCTGCAACCCCTTGAAACGGTTTGA
- a CDS encoding nitroreductase family protein, with protein sequence MSFDDTTARRAAFPVDPAFVERWSSRALSGEAISDAELNTCFEAARWAPSGFNAQPVRFVYAHRETPEFDALLSLLNAKNQSWARRSAALVFVLSRTDFVFNGQTVEVGSHAFDAGAAWAAFAHQAHLLGLSARAIGGFDRAAAPAALGLTANFAVHVAVAVGRRGPLHDLPETFHAQEAPSARRPFETFVHEGRFRGEP encoded by the coding sequence ATGAGCTTTGACGACACCACCGCCCGCCGTGCGGCCTTCCCGGTTGACCCGGCCTTTGTCGAACGCTGGTCCAGCCGCGCCCTCAGCGGCGAAGCGATTTCCGATGCAGAACTGAATACCTGTTTCGAAGCCGCGCGCTGGGCTCCGTCGGGCTTCAACGCGCAGCCGGTGCGCTTCGTCTATGCCCACCGCGAGACGCCCGAATTTGACGCCTTGCTGTCCCTGCTCAATGCCAAGAACCAGAGCTGGGCCCGCCGGTCGGCCGCTTTGGTCTTCGTCCTTTCTCGCACGGATTTTGTCTTTAACGGTCAAACCGTAGAGGTCGGCAGCCATGCCTTTGATGCAGGAGCCGCCTGGGCCGCCTTTGCCCATCAGGCGCATCTTTTGGGCCTGAGTGCCCGCGCCATAGGCGGCTTCGACCGCGCCGCCGCACCCGCAGCCCTTGGCCTCACCGCCAATTTCGCCGTCCACGTGGCCGTCGCCGTTGGTCGGCGCGGCCCGCTGCACGACCTGCCCGAAACCTTCCACGCGCAGGAAGCCCCTTCCGCGCGCCGCCCGTTTGAGACCTTCGTTCACGAAGGCCGTTTCAGAGGAGAACCCTGA
- a CDS encoding ABC transporter ATP-binding protein produces MDYVSPSSLTGAPPRQTGALTLKGIRKQFNFRDRELKVLAGFDLSVNPGEFVSIVGPSGCGKSTLLRLIAGLDDAYEGTITLDGQRVVGTSLERGLVFQDHRLFPWMTLEDNIALALTNRPLSKAAKAKLVAEHIALVGLKGFEKAWPHQLSGGMAQRAAIARALVNEPKVLLLDEPFGALDALTRIHLQKELQRIWLASGATMIMITHDVEEALYLGDRVVVMQANPGRIVHTVDVELPHPRDRASPVLHRLKDEIIAELTETPEDNATVVPLHKGEPR; encoded by the coding sequence ATGGACTATGTTTCTCCGTCCAGCCTTACCGGTGCGCCGCCCCGTCAAACCGGAGCCCTTACGCTCAAAGGCATACGCAAGCAGTTCAATTTCCGGGATCGTGAACTGAAGGTGCTGGCGGGGTTCGACCTCAGCGTCAATCCCGGCGAGTTCGTCTCCATAGTCGGGCCGTCCGGCTGCGGCAAGTCCACGCTGCTGCGTCTGATCGCGGGGCTCGATGATGCCTATGAGGGGACGATTACGCTCGATGGACAGCGTGTCGTCGGCACCTCGCTGGAACGCGGGCTGGTGTTTCAGGATCACCGGCTCTTTCCGTGGATGACGTTGGAAGACAATATCGCGCTCGCCCTGACCAACCGGCCCTTGTCAAAGGCCGCCAAAGCCAAGCTGGTCGCCGAACACATTGCGCTCGTCGGTCTGAAGGGCTTTGAAAAGGCCTGGCCGCATCAGTTGTCGGGCGGCATGGCGCAGCGGGCCGCCATCGCCCGCGCACTGGTCAATGAGCCCAAGGTCCTGCTGCTGGACGAGCCGTTCGGGGCGTTGGATGCCCTGACGCGCATTCACCTGCAAAAGGAGCTTCAGCGCATCTGGCTGGCCAGCGGGGCCACCATGATCATGATTACCCACGATGTCGAAGAAGCGCTTTATCTGGGGGATCGCGTCGTCGTCATGCAGGCCAATCCCGGCCGCATCGTCCACACGGTCGATGTCGAGCTGCCACATCCGCGTGATCGCGCTTCGCCCGTTCTGCACCGGCTGAAAGACGAAATCATCGCTGAATTGACCGAAACCCCAGAAGATAACGCGACCGTCGTTCCCCTGCACAAGGGAGAGCCCAGATGA
- a CDS encoding ABC transporter permease — translation MSKIFNVRTLLPLIGFLPPVLFFLWWDHQSAQDGAQALAYVSFAQIGQALSDTFGSGELGSAYLASLGRAFAGLLIGGSIGMAVGTVMGLSKPVEWAVSPLYNSLRQVPILGWLPLIGLWFGSGDGAKLIIVALSAFYPTVLFTFEGLKQAEARLLDVSRIYRLNAWQTFWRVRWPAALPSVFTGLFQALAFTWIATIGVELLFSSGFGLGAMMQQAQLQARLDVVLVCVLFVGLTGFLLNALIRQLSQRLLSWRSVRL, via the coding sequence ATGTCCAAAATCTTCAACGTCAGGACGCTTCTGCCTCTGATCGGATTTCTTCCACCGGTGCTGTTCTTCCTGTGGTGGGACCATCAGTCGGCTCAGGACGGCGCACAAGCGCTCGCCTACGTCTCCTTTGCCCAGATCGGTCAGGCCTTGAGCGATACCTTCGGCTCCGGTGAACTGGGCAGCGCCTATCTCGCCAGCCTTGGGCGCGCCTTTGCCGGATTGCTGATCGGCGGCAGCATCGGCATGGCCGTAGGCACGGTCATGGGCCTGTCCAAACCCGTCGAATGGGCCGTGTCCCCGCTTTATAACAGCCTGCGTCAGGTGCCGATCCTTGGCTGGTTGCCTCTGATCGGGCTGTGGTTCGGGTCTGGCGATGGCGCCAAGCTGATCATCGTCGCCTTATCCGCCTTCTATCCGACGGTTCTGTTCACCTTTGAGGGCCTGAAACAGGCCGAGGCGCGCCTGCTCGATGTCAGCCGCATCTATCGCCTCAATGCATGGCAGACCTTCTGGCGGGTGCGGTGGCCGGCCGCCTTACCGTCTGTGTTTACCGGCCTGTTTCAGGCGCTGGCCTTTACCTGGATCGCGACCATCGGCGTGGAACTGCTGTTCTCTTCGGGTTTCGGCCTGGGTGCGATGATGCAACAGGCCCAGCTTCAGGCCCGGCTCGACGTCGTGCTGGTCTGCGTTCTGTTCGTCGGCCTTACCGGTTTTCTGCTCAACGCCCTCATCCGTCAACTCAGCCAGCGCCTTCTCAGTTGGCGCAGTGTCCGCCTTTAG